A window of Clostridium botulinum BKT015925 contains these coding sequences:
- a CDS encoding DUF3343 domain-containing protein: MDNSCIVVFNSSSNSIHMFKILKDQRLSVDLISTPCTISSGCSRAIKFSLSDLDKVIKSIEEDKIIVKGIYEKVYTSTAFYYKKIY, translated from the coding sequence ATGGATAACTCATGTATAGTAGTTTTTAATTCATCATCAAATAGTATTCATATGTTTAAAATATTAAAGGATCAAAGATTAAGTGTTGATCTTATATCAACTCCGTGTACAATATCGTCTGGTTGTTCTAGAGCTATAAAATTTTCTTTGAGTGATTTAGATAAGGTCATAAAATCAATAGAAGAAGATAAAATAATTGTTAAAGGTATATATGAAAAAGTGTATACTTCAACTGCTTTTTACTATAAAAAAATATATTAA
- a CDS encoding IS1182-like element ISCbo5 family transposase (programmed frameshift), producing the protein MLTNNERKQNQLELVYIENLVPENHILRKIDKFIDFSFIRDLTKDLYCPDNGRPSVDPVVLFKMLFIGYLFGIRSERQLVKEIQVNVAYRWFLGYGLTDKIPSHSTISQNRTKRFNDTNIHQEIFDNIVFQAINRNLVDGKILYTDSTHLKANANKHKLIKKEITKSTKEYFDELEKDINKDRINHNKKPLKKDLKTSETKEIKVSTTDPDSGYMVRDGKPKGFFYLDHRTVDGKYNIITDVHVTPGNINDVDPYVKRIETQIKKFNFNTKYLVADAGYSTNPICKQVSEKNYQGVFGFRLGPHVKEKYTKYRFQYIKELDGYVCMNNFFLKYKTTTRSGYKEYVSNADECASCKYKNNCLTSDKSINRTIRRHVWEDYKDQIFAFTKTEKGKSIYKKRKEKIERSFADSKELHGLRYCRMRGIKNVSEQCLLTAAVQNMKKIAMVLSHYFSYDLIEIYTKSLHKTSNFLMLSYKRYLTKVKASNYMEAF; encoded by the exons ATGCTTACTAATAATGAGAGAAAACAAAATCAATTAGAACTGGTTTATATAGAAAACTTAGTACCAGAAAATCATATACTTAGAAAAATAGATAAATTCATAGACTTTTCGTTTATACGAGATTTAACTAAGGATTTATATTGTCCTGACAATGGTAGACCATCAGTAGATCCAGTTGTGTTATTTAAAATGCTTTTTATTGGATACCTATTCGGTATACGCTCTGAGCGTCAGCTCGTAAAGGAAATACAAGTAAATGTAGCTTATAGGTGGTTCTTAGGATATGGACTTACTGATAAAATACCAAGCCATTCTACCATAAGTCAAAATAGAACAAAGAGATTCAATGATACAAATATACATCAAGAAATATTTGATAACATTGTATTTCAAGCGATTAATAGAAATTTAGTCGATGGCAAAATTTTATACACTGATTCTACCCATCTAAAAGCTAACGCTAATAAACATAAACTTATAAAAAAAGAAATAACTAAATCTACAAAGGAATACTTTGATGAATTAGAAAAAGATATTAATAAAGATAGAATTAATCATAATAAAAAGCCTCTAAAAAAAGACCTAAAAACATCTGAAACCAAAGAAATAAAAGTAAGTACAACTGATCCAGACAGTGGATATATGGTTAGGGACGGAAAACCAAAAGGTTTTTTTTATTTAGATCATAGAACTGTTGACGGAAAATATAATATTATAACTGATGTTCATGTAACTCCAGGTAATATTAATGATGTAGATCCTTATGTTAAAAGAATAGAGACGCAAATAAAAAAGTTTAATTTTAATACAAAGTATTTAGTAGCTGATGCTGGTTATTCTACAAATCCTATTTGTAAGCAAGTTTCAGAAAAAAATTATCAAGGTGTTTTTGGTTTCCGTTTAGGACCTCATGTTAAAGAAAAGTATACTAAATATAGATTTCAATATATTAAAGAATTAGATGGATATGTATGTATGAATAACTTCTTTTTAAAATACAAAACCACTACAAGAAGCGGATATAAAGAATATGTTAGTAATGCGGATGAATGTGCTTCATGCAAATATAAAAATAATTGCTTAACATCTGATAAATCAATTAACAGAACTATACGTCGTCATGTTTGGGAAGATTATAAGGATCAAATTTTTGCATTTACTAAAACTGAAAAAGGTAAAAGTATTTATAAAAAACGTAAAGAAAAAATTGAGCGTAGCTTTGCTGATTCAAAAGAATTACATGGGCTGCGCTATTGTCGCATGCGAGGAATTAAAAATGTTTCCGAGCAATGCTTACTTACAGCAGCAGTTCAGAATATGAAAAAGATAGCCATGGTGCTATCGCACTATTTTTCGTATGATTTAATTGAAATTTATACCAAATCATTACACAAAACTAGCAACTTTTTA ATGCTATCGTATAAAAGATATTTGACGAAAGTAAAAGCCTCCAATTACATGGAGGCTTTTTGA
- a CDS encoding aminotransferase class V-fold PLP-dependent enzyme, translating into MIYLDNASTSFPKPNEVYYEVLNCMKNYSANPGRGSYNMAIRAEEKIIECRERICDLFNIKNVMNMIFTSNATESLNIVIKGILKPQDHVISTYIEHNSVLRPINTMKKKGVEVTLLKVDKQGYIDLKELESSIQYNTKAIVINHASNVLGTVQNIENIGRIAKNNNIIFVVDASQSAGSIPIDIKKYNIDFLAFPGHKGLLGPEGVGGLYINSDIDIIPYTEGGTGSESQSISQPEFLPDKFESGTKNTPGIAGLCEGLKFIKKIGIENIRKREINLCKYLIDALNKIPKIVIYGHADFDNRVPVVSFNIENVDSSDVGYILNKSDICVRTGYHCAPLIHEIIGTKNKGTVRVSPGYFNTKKEIDILVGEIKKKLENI; encoded by the coding sequence ATGATATATTTAGATAATGCTTCTACTAGTTTTCCAAAACCTAATGAAGTTTATTATGAGGTTTTGAATTGTATGAAAAACTATTCTGCTAATCCTGGGAGAGGTTCTTATAATATGGCAATAAGGGCAGAAGAAAAAATAATAGAATGTAGGGAAAGAATTTGTGATCTTTTTAATATTAAAAATGTTATGAATATGATTTTTACAAGTAATGCAACGGAGAGTCTAAATATAGTGATAAAAGGCATTTTAAAACCACAAGATCATGTTATAAGTACTTATATAGAGCATAATTCGGTTTTAAGACCCATAAATACTATGAAAAAAAAAGGTGTAGAAGTTACTTTGCTAAAAGTTGATAAACAAGGATATATAGATTTAAAAGAATTAGAAAGTTCAATTCAATATAATACTAAAGCAATAGTAATAAATCATGCATCTAATGTACTAGGAACTGTTCAAAATATAGAGAACATAGGTAGAATAGCTAAAAATAATAATATTATTTTTGTTGTAGATGCATCCCAAAGTGCGGGAAGCATACCTATAGATATTAAAAAATATAATATAGATTTTTTAGCTTTCCCAGGACATAAAGGGCTTTTAGGACCAGAAGGAGTAGGAGGATTGTATATTAATAGTGATATAGACATTATCCCTTACACTGAAGGAGGTACTGGAAGTGAATCTCAAAGTATAAGTCAACCTGAATTTTTACCAGACAAATTTGAAAGTGGTACTAAAAATACTCCCGGAATTGCAGGACTTTGTGAAGGATTAAAATTTATAAAAAAGATTGGTATAGAGAACATAAGAAAACGTGAGATAAATTTGTGTAAATATTTAATAGATGCTTTAAATAAAATACCTAAAATAGTTATATATGGACATGCAGATTTTGACAATAGGGTGCCTGTTGTATCTTTTAATATTGAAAATGTAGATAGTTCTGATGTTGGATATATATTAAATAAGAGTGATATTTGTGTTAGAACAGGATACCATTGTGCACCTTTAATTCATGAAATAATAGGTACAAAAAATAAAGGAACTGTAAGAGTAAGTCCAGGATATTTTAATACAAAAAAAGAAATAGATATATTGGTAGGGGAAATTAAAAAGAAACTAGAGAATATATAA